In Raphanus sativus cultivar WK10039 unplaced genomic scaffold, ASM80110v3 Scaffold1102, whole genome shotgun sequence, the genomic window GAATCTGGTCTAATAGTATACAAGATTACAAGATGAGTATACGACACAATTGTACATCAGACTAATCACATACATTATCATTCTTTAGGTTTCAAACATAGTTATACACACATATCATAATctattgtataaatatatatatatataacaaaaagatctattatatttttttctaaaattcacgtaagaatctatatttttttaacaaagtaAGAATCTAATTATtcttataacatttttatttgtttattgaAACCGTGGTGCAAAAAACGTGATACCACTACTGTACAAACTACAACTAACTATCAATAATAATATACCGAAATGTAGAGAATGAATGAAGCATGTGGGAATTTCTAAACCATGCAGAGGTGatgatattttttgttgtgTTCCCCTCTGTGGTTACTAGCTTAGAGAGGCTGGGATAACGTTAATGTCGCCCTCCATTAAAATTGGGatacgaaaaaaaaaagtggagaTCATAACagtgtatgaaaaaaaaattgaagaaatgACGCAGTATCAGTAAAAAGTTGACAAGGGCATCACcagtaaaaaatattaaaatgagtGTCAATAAAAGGGACgcgaaagaaagaaaattaagcTATCACTTCTACACTCACGAGCTTCAGCCTTCAGAGCAACAATGTCTCCATTTCTGAAGCCCTTCCTCTTCCTATACGACTCCACTCTTAGCCTCCTCTTGCTTCttgtaattatatataactctctctctctctctctctctctttttatatatatatatatgttctttatTAGTTGATGATAAACTAATAatagttataatttttcttGTGTGAATTAGTTCAATGGATGGAGCCTTGAAGAAGCAGCAGCTGCCCACGAGAGGCTTCAAGCAGACAACAATGTTGCAGAGTCTGAATGGATGCAAATCCAATATTTGTGGAGAAAAACGAGAAGTATTGTGCTTCTTCCCATTTTCAAGGGTTTGGTGATTATGTGTTTGGTTTTATCCATCATAGTGTTCTTCGAGAGTTTTTACATGAACATTGTAATACTCTTCGGCAAGTTATTAAGACGTAAACCCGAGAAAC contains:
- the LOC130503748 gene encoding probable glucomannan 4-beta-mannosyltransferase 1 codes for the protein MSPFLKPFLFLYDSTLSLLLLLFNGWSLEEAAAAHERLQADNNVAESEWMQIQYLWRKTRSIVLLPIFKGLVIMCLVLSIIVFFESFYMNIVILFGKLLRRKPEKLYKWEAMQEDVEAGSENYPMVLVQIPMYNEKEVYIYLYTCRS